In Hemicordylus capensis ecotype Gifberg chromosome 12, rHemCap1.1.pri, whole genome shotgun sequence, the genomic stretch GAGGTTGGACGACTCGGAGCGGAGGGACGTTTGGCCGAGACCCCCTCACCGATCTCGCGGGGCCCTAgatctccacccacccccatcccctttCCACGGCCAAGACcaagtctcggggggggggggggtagcggGGAGAAGCCAAACCcacagactccaggcaagaccaACCCTACCCATCGCCACCTGGCCGTTTTGGTCGGCTGCAGTCCAGCCtggaggctttaagaaaagctaAACCAATAAGGGATCTTCTGGTGTGGAATGACCAGGCTGAGTTTTATTCTgcatttctcctccccaccctcccgctcaaggccatttttgaagcatttACAGTTCTCCTAGTGCAAAAAGGACAACCCAAAAGAGAAGCAGTCACCCAGgtcaaaggaaaaacaaaacaaaaaaaaccaagatgccgccccaccccgccgcccCGGCAAccaaaacaaccccccccaaaaaaaaacagaaTTCAGGTGTTTACTGCAACATACACATTAAATATAGTCGACAGTCCATGCAAGCAGAAGAGCCAATGGTGAAGGGAGGCCACGCTCCCACCTTCAGTGCGTCCCAGTCCGTGTTCCTCGCTCGCCgtctcccccacccgcctgccccccctatcCCGACTTGAAGAGGAGGATTGCCACTTGACCCAAGTAGAAATAGATGAAGTGCTTCGTCTCGTGCGTTACGTAGCTCCCAAAATTCCTGCCCACGATGCAGTGCCAGGTGGGGTTGTATTTCTTGTCGAATTCCTGAAGGGACAGGCAGAAAAGCGAGCCGTTATTTTGCGGGGTAAAGGTGCTTGCCCACCTTGGGGCAAGGGTCACCCTCCCCTCTTGCGggactccatcttatttatttgtttgttatttggggGGTAAAGGTGCTTGCCCACCTTGGGGCAAGGGTCACCCTCCCCTCTTGCGggactccatcttatttatttgtttgttatttggggGGTAAAGGTGCTTGCCCACCGTGGGGCAAGGGTCACCCTCCCCTCTTGCGggactccatcttatttatttgtttgttatttggggGGTAAAGGTGCTTGCCCACCGTGGGGCAAGGGTCACCCTCCCCTCTTGCGggactccatcttatttatttgtttgttatttggggGGTAAAGGTGCTTGCCCACCTTGGGGCAAGGGTCACCCTCCCCTCTTGCGggactccatcttatttatttgtttgttatttggggGGTAAAGGTGCTTGCCCACCTTGGGGCAAGGGTCACCCTCCCCTCTTGCGggactccatcttatttatttgtttgttatttggggGGTAAAGGTGCTTGCCCACCGTGGGGCAAGGGTCACCCTCCCCTCTTGCGggactccatcttatttatttgtttgttatttggggGGTAAAGGTGCTTGCCCACCGTGGGGCAAGGGTCACCCTCCCCTCTTGCGggactccatcttatttatttgtttgttatttggggGGTAAAGGTGCTTGCCCACCTTGGGGCAAGGGTCACCCTCCCCTCTTGCGggactccatcttatttatttgtttgttatttggggGGTAAAGGTGCTTGCCCACCTTGGGGCAAGGGTCACCCTCCCCTCTTGCGggactccatcttatttatttgtttgttatttggggGGTAAAGGTGCTTGCCCACCTTGGGGGAAGGGTCACCCTCCCCTCTTGCGggactccatcttatttatttgtttgttatttggggGGTAAAGGTGCTTGCCCACCGTGGGGCAAGGGTCACCCTCCCCTCTTGCGggactccatcttatttatttgtttgttatttggggGGTAAAGGTGCTTGCCCACCGTGGGGCAAGGGTCACCCTCCCCTCTTGCGggactccatcttatttatttgtttgttatttggggGGTAAAGGTGCTTGCCCACCTTGGGGCAAGGGTCACCCTCCCCTCTTGCGggactccatcttatttatttgtttgttatttggggGGTAAAGGTGCTTGCCCACCTTGGGGGAAGGGTCACCCTCCCCTCTTGCAGGACTCCACACCGTTGCGgccaccatcttatttatttgtctgttattttgtttgttattaaccatcttatttatttatttgttggggccatcttatttgtttgtttgttatttctctctgtaaaccgccctgagccatttttggaagggcggtatagaaattgaattttattattattattattattattattattattattattaataaccaggatgatcaggggccaggaggacaaggctacagcatcttcaGTTTGGGATAGAGGTGACCAAGGGGAGACATGGCcgaggtgtatagaattatgcatggggCACAGAGAGCAGGGGGgggggaacttcctccctccctcgcaacaggaggtcatcccatgaaatttaggacccacacaAGGAAGTACTTCAAGGGatctgtgggattctctgccacgggatgcggtgagggcccaccagcttggacggctttggAAGGGGCTTAGAAAAAAAGACATGGAGACCAGGTCTAGCCATGGCTACgggtctggtggctacaggccacctccagcctcagaggcaaggcatctccgaatcccagttgcaggaggaGATGAGAGgggcatgcacatccctcttgcctgtgggctcccgccggaggcatctggggggctactgtgtgaaacagggtgctggactagatgggtcgccttgggcctgatcccgctgGGCTGTTTGTAGGTTACCCTGAAGAAAGCCCCCCCACAGGGCTCTTTGCCTAACCCCAAAgtggcttgtggggggggggaggagagtagTAACAACTCCCCCCACGGATCAGAGCCCTGCAGTTGCTCTAACCAGAGAGACACGGCACTTTTAAGCCCCTTGCAAAAGGGCAGATCTATTGCAACGTGAAGTTCAGCCCGGAAATGCTTCAcatgtcactacatcttgtggcagagagttccacaagtggacgATGCGCCGCGTGGAAAACAAGTCGGGGAGGTATGTTGCCATCCCTCCCCGGGGCCACGTGGGACGCTCCTcggcttgtccccccccccagccccgtcCTGGCTGCCTGCACAACGCGCTGACCAACCCCTCGGTTACAGGCCGGCCGCTCAGAAGATTAAGCGGCCACCACAAAACCCATCCGTGCCTCCACCCCTGAAGAGAAGCTTCATTTTATTCTTTGGAGACCTCGCAAGCCACTCTGGGTCCCGTTTCCAGCGTAAAGACATTCTAGTAGTCAAGCCGAGCCTCCAGCTGCAAAGGCAGTATACCTTTCTGAACACCCGATTTCAAGGGAATTTCACCCTACCTTTTTTATGTACGCCGCAATGTCCTTCTCGATGTTGTACTTCTCCATCGCTTGCGTGGCACAGTCCACAGCGTCCTGCTGCATGTCCTCAGACATATCCGCATTCTTGATCACTGCCTTTCGGTCAGACATGGTGAACCTGGCGGGGGGGAAGAGGGCAGAGATGGAGGCCACGTCTCGGCAGCTGCTCAACACGCTCTGGCCGTGCAACCCCCGTGCGTCTCTGCAGCGGCAAGCACAAGgagcccccttgctaagcagggtctgccctggtttggattCGGAAGGCCAAACACCGTCGACCGCAACTCCGCGGCTGGCAATCCACAGGGCATGCAGACCGTCCCAGGCAGTGTCCccgcataggaacctaggaagtggccatatactgagtcagacccttggtccacctagctcagtattgtcttcacagactggcagtggcttctccaagggtgcaggcaggagtctctctcccagccctatctcgtcagagatgctgccagggaaggaacttggatcctcagatgctctttccagagcggctccattatccctaagaaggggaatctcttccagtgctcacacttctagtctcccattcatatgcaaaccagggcagaccctgcttagctaaggggacgagtcatgcttgcgaccacaagaccagctctcctctcctaaaaagatctcaagtacagagccaggaaagatcttagggaacataggaagctgccatatactgagtcagaccctcggtctacctagctcagtcttgtcttcacagactggcagcagcggcttctccgaggctgcaggcaggagtctctcttagccttatcttggagaagtcagggagggaactttaaaccttctgctcttcccagagtggctccatcccctgaagggaatctcttccagtgctcacacttctagtctccccttcaaatgcaaaccaaggcagaccctgcttagcaaaggggacaaggcatgcttgctcccaccagaccagctctcctctcctcaatacAATACTCCTCCatccaacagggattccccgagggtgtggactacaactcccagaatccccagctgcaatgcctcttgcGTCAGGATtctgggaattattattatttacatttcatatcccgctcttcctccaaggagcccagagtggtgcactacatgcttgggtttctctttcacaacaaccctgtgaagtaggctaggccgagagagaagtgactggcctagagtcacccagctactttcatggctgaacggggattcgaactcgggtctccctggtcctcgtccagcactctaacaccACACCGGCTCTCACTACCAGTTGAGTTGtcgtcaaccacatctgggaacccctgttagagggaacacgggtccCAGCGTCACTTCCCTcaccaggtggggctgggagagattccggcctgaaaccttggcagagcggctgccggtcagtgtccagggattctccaacttgggtcctcgggtgttcttggacttcaactcccatgatccccaaccaaaggccactgaggctggggattctgggagttgaagtccaataacacctgaggacccgagttggagaatccctggtgtagacaatcccaagctggatggacccagAGTCAGACTCGGCAcgaggcagcttcccgtgttcccgAGTGGGCCAGCCCATGCAAGTTTGGGCTACGGCCCTTTGCACGTGCCTGTGGGGCAGGGCTGGAGCCCCACGGAGCTCAGTGGGGCTTTCGTCCAAGTCCCCGCCGCCTTTCGACAACTCCTCAAAAAGAGGCTTACTTAGCTCAAGGGATGGCTCCTTGccacagagagccagcgtggtgtcgtggttagagtgctggactaggaccggggagacccgagttcgaatccccattcagccatgaaaactagctgggtgactccaggccagtcacttttctctctcagcctcgcctacttcacagggttgttgtgaaagagaaactcaagtctgtagtactctgggctgcttggaggaagagcgggacataaatataataataataataataataataataatagtaataataacagaAAGCCTCACAGCCTAAAAGGCCACACCAAGGAGACCCCCAGGCACACCCCCTCGGAGGGGCTCTATGCTGGACCGGAGGAGGACCCTTGCCCAAAACCCCTGACTCAAAAACccacttttattttattcactGAACCTATTTCTAGACCGCCCCGAACTCACACGTCTCtgaacagtttacaacaaagctaaccaaaaaaggaaaaaaagaaagaagttaaaacaagagtttaaaaaaataaataaatgatacagaaaaagttaacacattacaaccattcaaattttaaaacatgttaaaacaatGTCAGAACGGTCAAAACAACCTATCCAAttaaaaaagcctgggtgaatcacCAGATGAAAAGCCTTGGAAAAGTTGCCCTGGGCAACCACGGCTGCCTTGCAAACCACAAAAGGCGCGTGACTAGTCCACAACAAGAACAGTGGTGCTCCCAAGCCTGCTATCCCCTGAGCACGTGCAAAGGGTGCAGCACTGCCCCTGGGCCCTCACTAGGGCCGACGGCTCCCGCATATGCCTGCGTTTTAAGGGCTTTCCAATCTGACATGCGTTTGGGTAAAAGAGTTTTTTGCAAAATGGTTTTAGGTCTGCATGTTTTCCAACGGCCCCCAAGAAAGCCTCGTGGCCGAAATATATTGTCAAGTGGTGCTGTCGAGTCGGCATCGACTCCTGCCGACCAGAgcgccctgcggttttctttgggtagaatacaggaggggctggccgttgcctcctcccgcacaccATGAAACGAGGCCTTCCAGCCTCTTCctcgatcgctgctgcccgatatcggtgcttcccataatctggggaacagagctgcggggatttgaaccggcaacctctggcttgctaggcaagttactttgtTTTTGATAACAACAAACAAAGAAGTTTATTTGTTtttcattgattgatttatcAGACTGGTaccccgccccaaactttcgtctctgggccatttacaaaagcataaaaccagtttaaaaagaTATACAAAAAACtcaaaactattattattattattattttacatttatatcccactcttcctccaaggagcccactacatacttgagtttctctttcacaacaaccctgtgaagtaggttaggctgagagagaagtgactggcccagagttgatccagctagtttcatggctgaatggggattcgaactcgggtctccccggtcctagtccagcacgacACCATGCTGGTCTCCGGCTGTCCAAACCAAGCTGCCACAGGGCCAGGCACTCCCACCGGGACCCTCCCATCCCCGGCTCCGAGGCGGCCCCACGCCAGCCCTGCGGAGCTCCCACAAggtggcaagaagaagaagagctccCACCCCATGGAAAGAGGGGCACGCTGACCCCTTCTCTCCGATGCATGCGGGCGCCTAGCGCAAGGCGAGCACGGCGGTGTCCTGCAGCCCCACA encodes the following:
- the DYNLL2 gene encoding dynein light chain 2, cytoplasmic, with the translated sequence MSDRKAVIKNADMSEDMQQDAVDCATQAMEKYNIEKDIAAYIKKEFDKKYNPTWHCIVGRNFGSYVTHETKHFIYFYLGQVAILLFKSG